A stretch of the Streptococcus himalayensis genome encodes the following:
- the pbp1a gene encoding penicillin-binding protein PBP1A, with protein sequence MHKQSILTGLKLAISGLIALFMVGFVIGGLLFLFYAVKAPTLSESKLIATTSSKIYDSDDQLIADLGAEKRVNAATNEIPTDLVHAIVAIEDHRFFDHRGLDSVRIFGSIINNLKKGGLQGGSTLTQQLIKLTYFSTSTADQTISRKAQEAWLAMQLERKATKQEILTYYINKVYMSNGNYGMQTAAQAYYQKDLKDLSLPQLALLAGMPQAPNQYDPYTQPEAAQTRRNLVLGEMYELKYINAEQYEQAINTPVTDGLQPLQTATSYPAYMDNYLKEVINQVEEETGYNLLTTGMEVYTNVNSEAQERLWNIYNTYDYVAYPDDEMQVASTVIDVTNGKVIAQLGARNQATNVSFGTNQAVETNRDFGSTMKPITDYGPALEHGVYDSTAAYINDAPYNYPGTKTPVYNWDHRYFGNITMQLAIQESRNIPAVKTLADVGLDKSLKFLNKLGIDYPSMVYANAISSNTTESNRKYGASSEKMAAAYAAFANGGIYYKPQYVHKIIFSDGTSKDFTDSGTRAMKETTAYMMTDMLKTVLYAGTGTRASIAGVFQAGKTGTSNYSDSDLPNLTKNYSYSSIVTPDESFVGYTSQYSMAVWTGYSNRLTPVLDDGLRVATDVYRAMMSYLSAGGTYDWEMPAGLYRSGSYVFLNNARTNYNTYTTYPSYSQEIEESSTEASTSNSSEKTEETTTSSTETKETETTSNDRIVVRPRETEEE encoded by the coding sequence ATTCATAAACAATCGATACTAACTGGCTTGAAATTGGCCATTTCTGGCTTAATAGCCTTATTTATGGTTGGATTTGTTATCGGCGGCCTTCTCTTCCTCTTTTATGCGGTCAAAGCTCCGACCTTGTCAGAAAGTAAGTTGATTGCTACAACATCCAGCAAGATTTACGATAGTGATGACCAATTGATTGCGGACTTAGGCGCTGAAAAACGGGTGAATGCTGCCACAAACGAGATTCCAACAGATTTGGTTCACGCTATTGTAGCCATCGAAGACCATCGTTTCTTTGACCATCGTGGACTGGACTCTGTGCGTATCTTTGGTTCTATCATTAACAACCTCAAAAAAGGTGGCTTACAAGGGGGCTCTACCCTCACCCAGCAGTTGATTAAGTTGACCTATTTCTCAACGTCAACAGCAGACCAAACCATTTCCCGAAAAGCTCAGGAAGCTTGGCTTGCCATGCAGCTAGAAAGAAAAGCGACCAAGCAAGAAATTTTGACTTATTACATCAATAAAGTCTATATGTCAAATGGAAACTACGGTATGCAAACAGCTGCACAGGCCTACTACCAAAAAGACTTGAAAGACCTCAGTCTTCCCCAGCTTGCACTTCTTGCTGGAATGCCCCAAGCTCCAAACCAATACGACCCTTATACACAGCCAGAAGCCGCTCAAACTCGCCGAAATTTGGTACTAGGGGAAATGTATGAACTCAAATACATAAATGCTGAACAGTATGAACAAGCCATCAATACGCCTGTAACTGACGGCCTTCAGCCTCTACAAACAGCCACTTCCTATCCAGCTTATATGGACAACTATTTAAAAGAAGTGATTAACCAGGTTGAAGAAGAAACAGGTTACAATCTCTTAACTACTGGTATGGAGGTGTATACCAACGTCAACAGCGAAGCACAAGAGCGTCTCTGGAATATCTACAATACTTACGATTACGTAGCCTATCCAGATGATGAAATGCAGGTCGCTTCTACCGTTATTGACGTAACGAACGGAAAAGTCATCGCCCAACTCGGTGCTAGAAACCAAGCAACCAACGTTTCCTTCGGGACCAACCAAGCTGTTGAAACCAACCGTGACTTTGGTTCAACCATGAAACCTATCACTGACTATGGACCGGCGTTAGAACATGGCGTTTACGACTCCACAGCCGCTTATATCAACGATGCACCATATAACTATCCAGGGACTAAAACTCCTGTCTACAACTGGGATCACCGCTATTTCGGAAATATCACTATGCAACTAGCTATCCAAGAATCCCGAAATATTCCAGCCGTTAAGACACTAGCCGATGTTGGATTGGATAAATCCCTTAAATTCCTCAATAAACTGGGAATTGATTACCCATCTATGGTTTATGCCAATGCCATTTCAAGCAACACAACCGAATCAAACCGTAAATACGGTGCTAGCAGCGAGAAAATGGCAGCTGCCTATGCAGCCTTTGCTAATGGTGGAATCTACTATAAACCTCAATATGTTCATAAAATCATCTTTAGCGATGGCACATCAAAAGATTTTACAGACTCTGGAACTCGTGCCATGAAAGAAACGACTGCCTACATGATGACGGACATGTTGAAAACCGTTCTCTATGCTGGTACAGGGACAAGAGCTAGCATCGCAGGCGTTTTCCAAGCAGGAAAAACGGGAACATCCAATTATTCTGATAGCGACCTTCCTAATCTCACAAAAAATTACAGCTATTCTTCTATTGTAACTCCTGACGAATCCTTCGTTGGCTATACTTCTCAATACTCAATGGCTGTATGGACAGGTTACTCCAATCGTCTAACCCCTGTCTTAGATGACGGGCTTAGAGTAGCAACAGATGTGTATAGAGCGATGATGAGCTATCTATCTGCCGGAGGAACCTACGATTGGGAAATGCCAGCTGGCCTCTATCGCAGTGGTTCCTATGTGTTCCTAAACAATGCTAGGACAAATTATAATACCTATACAACCTACCCTAGCTATTCTCAGGAAATCGAAGAAAGCAGTACAGAAGCAAGTACTTCTAACTCCTCTGAAAAAACAGAGGAGACTACAACTTCTTCCACTGAAACAAAAGAAACAGAAACTACTTCAAACGATAGAATTGTCGTCCGTCCACGAGAGACTGAGGAAGAATAA
- the recU gene encoding Holliday junction resolvase RecU has product MVNYPHKIRPQIQKHTSQTKAVDFANRGMSFEKMINETNQYYLSRGLAVIHKKPTPIQIVRVDYPQRSRAKIVEAYFRQASTTDYSGVYQGHYIDFEAKETRQKHSMPMKNFHVHQIEHMEQVLAQKGICFVLLHFSSLKETYLLPASYLIAFFKIDQGGKSMPLTYIQEHGYLIAPAAFPSIPYLDIIKENLLGGKHDS; this is encoded by the coding sequence ATGGTCAACTATCCACATAAAATTCGTCCACAGATTCAAAAACATACTTCTCAAACAAAGGCGGTTGATTTCGCGAATCGTGGGATGTCTTTTGAAAAAATGATAAACGAAACCAACCAATATTACCTAAGTAGGGGGCTCGCTGTCATCCATAAAAAACCGACACCGATACAAATCGTGCGGGTGGATTATCCACAACGAAGTCGTGCTAAGATTGTCGAAGCCTACTTTCGTCAAGCCTCTACAACAGACTATTCGGGGGTTTATCAAGGACACTACATTGACTTTGAAGCAAAAGAGACTAGACAAAAGCACTCCATGCCTATGAAAAATTTCCATGTCCATCAAATTGAGCACATGGAACAGGTTTTAGCCCAAAAAGGCATTTGTTTCGTTCTACTTCATTTTTCTAGTTTGAAAGAAACCTATCTCTTACCTGCTTCTTATTTGATAGCATTTTTCAAGATTGATCAAGGAGGAAAATCCATGCCCTTGACCTATATCCAAGAACACGGCTACTTGATTGCTCCGGCTGCTTTTCCAAGCATCCCTTATCTTGACATTATTAAAGAAAATTTACTAGGTGGTAAACATGATTCATAA
- a CDS encoding DUF1273 domain-containing protein, producing the protein MSSILISGYRAFDLGIFDEKVPQVKIIKKAIERDLKKFLEEGVEWLIFTGNLGFEVWCLEIAKDLQKEYDFQIATIFIFENQGENWNEANQAKLSLFRQVDFVKSAYPRYENPSQFREYNQFLIHNTDGAYLFYDEERETNLKYLLTVMKEQEDYFIKKLTFDDLNDLAENFS; encoded by the coding sequence ATGTCTAGTATCTTGATAAGTGGCTACCGGGCTTTTGACTTAGGAATCTTTGATGAAAAGGTCCCGCAAGTAAAGATTATCAAAAAAGCCATCGAACGAGACTTGAAGAAGTTTTTAGAAGAAGGGGTAGAATGGTTGATTTTTACAGGCAATCTAGGTTTTGAAGTGTGGTGCTTGGAGATTGCCAAAGACTTGCAAAAAGAGTATGATTTTCAAATTGCAACCATTTTTATCTTTGAAAATCAAGGAGAAAATTGGAATGAAGCCAATCAAGCAAAATTATCTTTGTTTAGGCAGGTAGATTTTGTGAAATCTGCTTATCCACGCTATGAAAATCCGAGTCAATTTCGAGAGTACAACCAATTTTTGATCCATAATACGGATGGTGCCTATCTATTTTATGACGAAGAGCGAGAAACAAATCTGAAATATTTACTAACAGTGATGAAAGAACAAGAGGATTATTTCATTAAAAAATTAACATTTGATGATTTAAATGACCTTGCGGAAAATTTTTCCTAA
- the gpsB gene encoding cell division regulator GpsB codes for MASIIFTAKDIFDQDFKVGVRGYNKVEVDEFLDDVIKDYETYAALVKELREENARLKAELSETPSSEPSPVVPIVDPLQGTTSMTNFDILKRLNRLEKEVFGKQILNSEF; via the coding sequence ATGGCAAGTATTATTTTCACAGCAAAGGATATTTTTGATCAGGACTTTAAAGTTGGTGTTAGAGGCTATAATAAGGTCGAAGTGGATGAGTTTTTAGACGATGTAATCAAGGATTACGAGACTTATGCTGCTTTGGTTAAAGAATTGCGTGAAGAGAATGCTCGCTTAAAGGCAGAATTATCTGAAACACCAAGCTCAGAGCCAAGCCCCGTTGTACCGATCGTTGACCCGCTTCAGGGAACAACGAGTATGACCAATTTTGATATTTTAAAACGCTTGAATCGTTTGGAAAAAGAAGTGTTTGGCAAACAGATTTTAAATAGTGAATTTTAA
- a CDS encoding THUMP domain-containing class I SAM-dependent RNA methyltransferase, with the protein MKNKFEMLATAAAGLEAVVGREIRELGIDCQIENGRVRFEGGVKEMIVTNLWLRSADRIKIVVGTFPAKTFEELFQGVFALDWEHYLPLGAKFPIAKAKCVRSKLHNEPSVQAISKKAVVKKLQKHYARPEGVPLMEHGPEFKIEVSILKDVATVMIDTTGSSLFKRGYRTEKGGAPIKENMAAAILLLSNWYPDKPLMDPTCGSGTFCIEAAMMALNIAPGLSRSFAFEEWPWVDGKLFSSLKDEARSARKSDIDLDIVGSDIDARMVEIAWQNARAAGVEDVVSFKQMRLQDWKTEKINGVVISNPPYGERLLDDKEVTRLYQEMGQIFAPLKTWSKFVLTSDELFEEKYGQKADKKRKLYNGTLKVDLYQYFGERVKRPIKEKG; encoded by the coding sequence ATGAAAAATAAATTTGAAATGCTAGCAACGGCTGCAGCTGGTCTAGAGGCTGTTGTTGGACGTGAAATAAGAGAGCTTGGGATTGACTGTCAAATCGAAAACGGTCGTGTTCGGTTTGAAGGTGGTGTCAAGGAAATGATTGTGACCAATCTCTGGCTACGGTCGGCAGATCGGATAAAAATTGTGGTTGGCACTTTTCCAGCCAAGACGTTTGAGGAATTGTTTCAAGGAGTGTTTGCTCTTGATTGGGAACATTATCTTCCTCTAGGAGCAAAATTTCCCATTGCAAAGGCCAAATGTGTCCGCTCTAAACTTCATAACGAACCCAGTGTGCAAGCCATTTCTAAAAAAGCAGTGGTGAAAAAATTGCAAAAGCACTATGCAAGACCAGAAGGTGTACCTCTGATGGAACATGGTCCAGAATTTAAGATTGAAGTTTCTATCTTAAAGGATGTAGCAACGGTGATGATTGATACGACAGGTTCTAGCCTCTTCAAACGTGGCTATCGGACAGAAAAAGGTGGAGCTCCTATTAAAGAAAATATGGCTGCAGCGATTTTGCTGCTGTCCAACTGGTATCCAGATAAACCACTGATGGATCCGACCTGCGGTTCTGGAACCTTTTGCATTGAGGCTGCGATGATGGCCTTGAATATAGCACCAGGCCTATCTCGTAGTTTTGCCTTTGAGGAATGGCCATGGGTAGATGGGAAGCTTTTTTCTTCACTCAAAGATGAAGCAAGAAGTGCCAGAAAGTCAGATATAGACTTAGATATAGTAGGGTCAGATATTGATGCTCGAATGGTTGAGATTGCATGGCAAAATGCTCGTGCAGCAGGTGTTGAGGATGTCGTTTCCTTTAAACAAATGCGTTTGCAGGATTGGAAAACAGAGAAAATTAACGGCGTTGTGATTTCAAATCCGCCGTACGGAGAACGCTTGCTAGATGATAAAGAGGTGACGCGACTTTATCAAGAAATGGGACAGATCTTTGCTCCTTTGAAAACATGGAGTAAGTTTGTGTTGACGAGTGACGAACTATTCGAAGAAAAATATGGCCAAAAGGCAGACAAAAAACGAAAACTTTATAATGGTACACTCAAGGTTGATTTGTATCAATATTTTGG